From Primulina huaijiensis isolate GDHJ02 chromosome 15, ASM1229523v2, whole genome shotgun sequence, one genomic window encodes:
- the LOC140960148 gene encoding probable indole-3-pyruvate monooxygenase YUCCA5 has protein sequence MRMCNHTDKDDSLPRRCVWVNGPVIVGAGPSGLAAASGLRQQAVPFVIVERSDCIASLWQKRTYNRLKLHLPKQFCQLPNFPFPDHYPEYPTKNQFIEYLEMYARNFDINPQFNECVEEARYDESCGLWRVRTRVSACGSEVEYICRWLVVATGENAERLVPDIEGLKDFGGEVIHACDYKSGESFRGKKVVVVGCGNSGMEISLDLCNHGAKPSMVVRSSVHVLPREIFGKSSFELAMLMLKWLPLWLVDKILLVLAWIILGNVEKYGLKRPSTGPLELKNTQGKTPVLDIGALERIKTRDIRVVPGIKKFTRGTVELLNGDKLEIDSVILATGYCSNVPVWLQETVLFSKNGFPKSPLPDGWKGKNGLYAVGFTRTGLSGVSADATKIAQDIGSLWRHNLKHCKKQKVPIHRKCITTFQSKGP, from the exons ATGAGAATGTGTAATCATACGGATAAAGATGATTCGTTGCCCCGCAGATGTGTGTGGGTGAACGGCCCTGTTATCGTCGGCGCAGGGCCGTCGGGCCTGGCAGCTGCCTCCGGACTGAGGCAGCAAGCCGTCCCGTTCGTGATTGTAGAACGGTCAGATTGTATAGCATCTCTCTGGCAGAAACGGACTTACAATCGCTTGAAGCTTCATCTCCCGAAACAGTTCTGCCAATTGCCGAATTTCCCATTTCCCGATCACTACCCTGAGTACCCGACGAAGAATCAGTTCATCGAATACCTGGAGATGTATGCGAGGAATTTCGACATAAACCCGCAGTTTAATGAGTGCGTGGAGGAGGCGAGGTACGACGAGTCGTGCGGGTTGTGGAGGGTGAGGACGAGAGTCTCTGCCTGCGGGTCTGAGGTGGAGTATATTTGCCGGTGGCTGGTGGTGGCGACGGGGGAGAATGCAGAGCGATTGGTGCCGGATATTGAAGGTTTGAAGGATTTCGGTGGGGAAGTGATTCATGCCTGTGATTACAAGAGTGGGGAGAGTTTCAGGGGGAAGAAGGTGGTGGTTGTGGGCTGTGGGAACTCAGGCATGGAGATTTCTCTTGATCTTTGCAACCATGGGGCCAAGCCTTCAATGGTTGTTCGCAGCTCG GTTCATGTGCTGCCGAGGGAGATATTTGGGAAGTCATCGTTCGAGCTTGCAATGTTGATGCTAAAATGGCTACCGCTGTGGTTGGTGGACAAGATTTTGCTTGTTTTAGCATGGATAATTCTCGGAAACGTCGAGAAATACGGGCTGAAACGACCATCCACTGGACCATTGGAGCTGAAGAACACTCAAGGGAAGACTCCAGTTCTAGACATTGGCGCACTCGAGCGGATCAAAACAAGGGATATCAGAGTTGTCCCCGGTATTAAGAAGTTTACTCGTGGCACGGTCGAGCTTCTTAACGGCGATAAACTAGAGATCGATTCGGTTATTTTGGCAACTGGATATTGCAGTAACGTCCCTGTTTGGTTGCAG GAAACTGTATTATTTTCCAAGAATGGGTTTCCAAAATCTCCATTACCAGATGGATGGAAAGGAAAAAATGGACTATACGCCGTGGGATTCACAAGGACAGGCCTATCTGGTGTATCCGCAGACGCCACCAAAATAGCTCAAGATATTGGCAGTCTTTGGAGACATAATTTGAAGCATTGTAAGAAGCAAAAAGTGCCCATCCACAGAAAATGCATTACAACCTTTCAATCAAAGGGGCCTTGA